The DNA segment ctcacatccatacatgactactggaaaaaccatagccttgactagacggaccttagtctgcaaagtaatgtctctgcttttgaatatgctatctaggttgctcataacttttcttccaaggagtaagcgtcttttaattgcatggctgcagtcaccatctgcagtgattttggagcccataaataaagtctgacactgtttccactgtttccccatctatttgccatgaagtgatgggaccaggtgccatgatcttcgttttctgaatgttgagctttaagccaactttttcaccctccactttcactttcatcaagaggctttttagttcctcttcattttctgccataagggtggtgtcatctgcatatctgaagttattgatatttctcccagcaatcttgattcccgcttgtgtttcttccagtccagcatttctcatgatgtactctgtatagaagttaaataagcagggtgacaatatacagccttgacatactcattttcctatttggaaccatagTTGAAGgtaaatattttctattgatAAACTTGAGTTATAAAAAACCTCTGCAGAGGTCATTAAATCAGAACGTGAGTCTGGGTGTCCACTAGAGTGGAAACTTTGGTCAATCCCTTTCTCACATAACACTCCCctgacatttttttcctaatagaTTCAGTTTACTAAATGAATCACATTTAATTTTGATCCTAAGTAATGGtaaattatgtgtttattttgcatttgaatTATCATGCCATGgtattttttatatatctttCTGCACAGCTTCTCTCCTAAAGCTTGTTCCAACATATACTTGAAAAGTGAAGtagaagtgttagttgttcaggcACATTtcactctgtgaaaccccatggactgtagtctgctaggcttctctgtccatggaattctccaggcaagaatgctggagtgggtttccattccctcctccagaggatcatccagactcagggatggaacctgggtctcctgcattgcagctagattctttactgagccacctggaaaacccatatTTTAGAGTAATAAACTAAACacttagtttattttatttttaagttcaacTGAGGCTTGAAGAAACCATTATGCTTAACACAGAGAAACTGTAATTTTGTGCTATGTCATTTGTTCTGGATTTCAGTGTCTGTTCATCATCATCTTCCTAGGTAGACTACTTAAATTTTAGTTATTAACTTataacagttgttgttgttcatgagTCCAGATTCTTTTCACTGGAGAAGCAGATTGAAGCTAGATTCTAGGTGGCCCAATAATCTTTTCTCAGCCACCTTTATTGCTGTCCATCTTTCTCACTTCCTCACTGTGAAAGAACCCTCTCAATCATTCTTAAGAATCTGATCTTGGAAAACCAGTTTTAGGCATTTTACTTCTCTTTTGGGCACACTACCCTGAGTATTTTACCAAAATTTATCTTCCCAAttatacttttcactttcagacgTAGATGCTGAATttcaatgaaatttaaatttcagtgagATAAATTATAACCAAAGTCTATAAAATAAGTAGCCTTTCCCATCCTACTAATTGACAAGCTATCTTTCTCTCTAGGTTATTTTAGAAGACATACTGagtaaaatggataaaagaaatcTGTCTGTAGTGTCAGAATTCATGCTTCTGGGACTTTGTCAGTCATGGAATAAGGAAGTCTTACTCTTACTGGTATTTTATGCTCTATTTGATCATTGTATCTGGAAATATTGTCATCATGATCTTAATCATCACTGACCCCCATCTGCATTCCCCCATGTACTTTTTGTTGGCCAACCTGTCCTTTGTTGATATGTGGCTTTCTTCAATAACTACTCCTAAGATGATTACAGACTTTGTCAGAAAGAACAAGACTATTTCCTTTGGAGGCTGCATGTGCCAGATCCTTTTTGTGCATTTTGTTGGAGGGGGTGAGATGGTGCTATTGGTGGtaatggcctatgaccgctatgtggccatctgcaagccactCCACTGTTCAACCATAATGAACCTGCAAAAGTGCATTGGGCTTGTGGCAACTTCCTGGACCATTGGCTTTGTGCATGCCATAAGTCAAATGGCTGTGACTGTGCAATTGCCTTTCTGTGGCCCCAGGGAAATTGACAGCTTTTTCTGTGATATACCACTGGTAATCAAGCTTGCCTGCATAGACTCTTATAACTTGGGAATATTAATGAATGCTGACAGTGGGGTTCTGGCCATGACCTGCTTTGTTCTGCTGCTGATATCCTACACATATATTCTTCTTACTGTTCACCAAAGCTCTAAAGCTGGTACATCTAGGGCACTCTCTACCTGCACTGCCCACATCACAGTGGTGGTGCTCTTCTTTGGGCCCTGCATCTTCATCTATGTGTGGCCACTCAGCATCACCTGGGTGGACAAATTTCTTGCTGTGTTTTACTCTGTTATTACACCTCTCCTAAATCCAGCCATTTATACCCTgagaaataaagagataaaaaatgCTCTGAAGAGATTCAGAAGCTACTACCTACATTCCAAGAGGAATACTAATGCCTAAAATCTCACTGGAAGCACTTCAAATTGATAACATAcaatgctgggagccagcaccaGAGACCTTtgccacccatggcaaaggtcatgaggaagagcccTGACGGGCAAAGGCAGGTCAGGACTTGAGGGACTCCCCgaccccacccatgacaaggtcatgcgggcAAGACGGATCAAGACTCAAGAGGTCCCATAGATCTGCTCGAACATCTACCCCTGAAACAAAAATCTGTCTGTTATACTACACtgttctgacattaacaggggctatccccaaccacctttctctggaaaattaacttagagctccagttaatagtctcctgcatGTAAAAagagtgtctcaggtcaaacctctctgctggcagactagcttgtgtgacaggattatccacactcctgctactatgcacatgattgtttacaacctctcaaccataagcagcacagagagtttggagtcttttgaaagtcttagttagcatagggcttttctaaagataaaaatcatgttggtgaagggtttcattgctgagttaatgattgccgccaggcctccgtatcctcaggcacctgggagtatgttaatcaatgtaattggaatgtaaaaaaagaaatacagtagttttgatgttagcaatactagacttttgagttaatgaattttctttttgttataaatcactgtactcctctttctttgttataaaccattgtatccttgctatgtaagaatgtaactttatcactgtcttaagactaagtagatcttaagggaaaacaagttttctgattgactaacctttatcaatagaaagaaagatggggccataaaatgttaatcggtctccagaccagaagatattgtaaacaaacgtaagacccttgtaagaacaaagatatacAAAGAACACTCTGTCTTTAGATAAGGGTGAGAgcagctgaccctgcatgactctgcttcttacatttatctctatgtacaacttaaagtataaaagcttccctgaaaaataaagagatggaccAGGACCAAGACCAGTTCCACCAAAGCTTGGTTTCCCCgtgtcatcttttctttcttactctactTTTCAGGCTAATTCCCACCTGGAGCACAGAGGTCtgctgtgtttatttatttgtctgggcttctaagacctgaacgggaaggcgCCCGgcgtcttcactcccttgggagaccgggagggcacctgcGGCCTACGTAAACGGTGCAAGTCACTTGTCTCgagactttattgattttctgtgtaaaccaaggaatataagcctctttctctcctataTTTTCCTAACTGCTatattccttctttatctctttctatatctctaaataaattatttgtcTAGGTCGC comes from the Budorcas taxicolor isolate Tak-1 chromosome 10, Takin1.1, whole genome shotgun sequence genome and includes:
- the LOC128054770 gene encoding LOW QUALITY PROTEIN: olfactory receptor 4K14-like (The sequence of the model RefSeq protein was modified relative to this genomic sequence to represent the inferred CDS: inserted 2 bases in 1 codon); this encodes MDKRNLSVVSEFMLLGLCQSWNKEVLLLLVFXMLYLIIVSGNIVIMILIITDPHLHSPMYFLLANLSFVDMWLSSITTPKMITDFVRKNKTISFGGCMCQILFVHFVGGGEMVLLVVMAYDRYVAICKPLHCSTIMNLQKCIGLVATSWTIGFVHAISQMAVTVQLPFCGPREIDSFFCDIPLVIKLACIDSYNLGILMNADSGVLAMTCFVLLLISYTYILLTVHQSSKAGTSRALSTCTAHITVVVLFFGPCIFIYVWPLSITWVDKFLAVFYSVITPLLNPAIYTLRNKEIKNALKRFRSYYLHSKRNTNA